Sequence from the Neomonachus schauinslandi chromosome 9, ASM220157v2, whole genome shotgun sequence genome:
ataaaatcttttaaaaaataaataaataaataaaaaataaataaataaaaataaaaattgcttaaaaattaaaaaagaatgaaagaaaaaaaaacaagaaagagaagaaaagggggaacctgagtggctcagtcagttaagcacctgccttcagctcaggtcatgatctcagggtcctgggatcgagccccacatcgggctccctgctcagtggagaatctgcttctccctctccctctgcaatcCCGCTACTCCTGTATgcgcgcgtgctctctctttctctctctcataaaaataaaatctaaaaaaaaggaaaaaaggaagaaattttcctAGGCTAGGCAGATACACTTTCATATCAAATACAAAgtgaggaaaacacaaaatggCTAATGGCTAAGGAACTGCATAGAACTAGTTTCTTTGCATGAGCCTAGAAGCTTTCACAGAACTCAGGGTTTTTAGAAGGTCAATTCATTTCCTTCGGTTCTCTCTTTCTGGGTCCAGGAAGCTAACTGATTCACTATGAAGTAACGCAAGACTCAACTCTCAGCCTGGAAACAAGGGAAATCACCCTAAGAGACGGCTCTCTCTACACAGGGAAAAGCCAGTCGTCCTCAAAGGACAAAATCAGCCGAGACCCACAAGGTGATAAACTCgtttatttctctgaatttaGTTGGCTGCGTGCTGTTCCCTGCAAAGACGGGACAAGCACATAATGTCCTCGAGGTCCCGACCACAGGCCTGGTCGAGTATTGTCCACTGGCGGCCCCGCCCATCAGAGGTCCAAGAGAAATCTCCTAACCTGGGCCAGGTACTTCGGTTTCAAATAGTCACCCAGCTCCTCCTTACAGACCCAAACATGATGGCCCTTCTTCCTGGTCTGGGAGAAGTCTCCAGTTAATAGCAGTGCTTTGAAGAAGAATACTTTGGCCCCGAGGCTACTCTCTGTCCGCATAGCTTGAGGGAACTTGAACTTGTAGTGGCCACAGGGGGCATTTCCCAGGAACTTGGCTTCCAGGTTGTTTTCTGAAGGGAAGAGGGGAACATTTGGGAGATGAGGATGCACCCACCTGTTTACTCTGGCTCCCCAAATCACTGGGGGTCTCTGTGAGAGCCATTTCCAGCGCGAGGTAAAGCAATCCCTGAGAGTGAGGATGAGGGTCATTCCTGAAGAGCCTGTCCCCCTCTCCATCCATGGGCTCACGGGCTCTAGATTCACTGGGTCCATCCCATGTGCCAAGCTACTGCTCTCAGACTGAAGTCAGCGATGCCATTCAGAGACCACTACCTGGAATCAGAGCACCAAGCTTCTAGACTCAGCTCAGCCACCGTCTGCTGATGAAGGACCAAGACACTTAGTATCTGTAAAGCAAAGCTCATTAGCCTTTCAAAGGGAGTGTCATTTGAAAAGCATAAAAAGGACCCAATTTGACTACTGTGGGGTGAAAACACTGTAAccaaagttaaaagacaaagacagatGGCTGGATATTATCTAGATCTATAACAAAGGGTTAACAGCAACCGAGCCATTtcaaaggaaaggggaaaggacagATGAATGACAGCATTTGGAGAGCCAGCTAgctaaacaggaaaaataaagctggattCCACCAACCTCAGTCCTCACATCAAAAATGATACCACACGGACCAAAGATTTAACAAGAGAAATTTCACTTTTGTAAAAAGACTGTGTATTCTGGATGGTGGTTTCATGGATGTTTaatcttttctgaatttttctgtattttcaaatttttcattaaaggaaaaaaaaaaacccgaaagaGTACTAGAAAAAAATGTGGGATACTTTCCGTATAATTTTTGAGAGGGAAAGCCCTCACCaagacacaaaattttaaaaatccataaaagaaaaaactactggggcgcctgggtggctcagtcgttaagcgtctgccttcggctcaggtcatgatcccagggtcctgggatcaagccccgcatcgggctccctgcttggccggaagcctgcttctccccctcccactccccctgcttgtgttccctctctcgctgtctctctctctctgtcaaataaataaaatctttaaaaaaaaaaaaaaaagaaaagaaaaaactacataAAACTAAATCTTTCTACAAGGAAAAACGAAGCATAAGAGTCAAAGGCAAAATGGCacactaagaaaaatattttcaacacacTCCACAAAGGAAGGGTGTCTTCAGGTGTAAGAAGTACTGAGGAAAAAGCCAACAAATCTACAAGAAGAGTGAATTAAGCATATGAACAAGgagttcacagaaaaataaataccactgACCTATAAACTCATTAAAAGGTGCTCAATCTTATTAACaactaaagaaatataaattcaaacaACAACATGTCATTACTGAAGTCCCAAAACTTGGGAGCTATCCACTGCCTGTCAAGGACAAGAGAAAAATGGGCACTCTCACACGATCGGGAGGGGAGAAATTAGTGTGAACCACTATCTTTGGCAAGAGTTAccaattttagggcgcctgggtctcagttggttaagcgactgccttcagctcaggtcatgatcctcgagacccgggatcgagtcccgcatcgggcttcctgctcggcagggagtctgcttctccctctgaccctccccctctcatgctctctctatctcattctctccctcaaataaaaaaataaaaccttaaaaaaaaatcctttaaaaaaaaaagttaccaatttTAATTATGCATACCCTTTCATCCAGTGACTCTGCTTCTAGAACTTGATCCTCCCAGATACATTTCTCTGCCCGCATGCACAAAGGTGACTACACAAGGACGCTCATTACAGCTTACTTGTAAAAGCAACAGACTGGTGAAGTAAATGCAGTACACGTGTATTATGAAATCGTATGCTAGGGTTAGAAAGCGTTAAGGTATGGCTTCACATGCTGATAGACAAAGATGCTTAAAAGCTGCATAGAAGAGAAATGAAGGTATATAACCATGCTCCTACTATGTGGGGGAGAAAAATCAGATGAAGTATGTATGTACTTGCAATTTCTAAAAGgatataccaaaaaaattaaataaataaaaaataaaaggatacacCAAAAACTGTTAACAGGGGGTGTCTCTGAAACAGGAAAATTACTTCTCACCCTGTATTACATTTACTAGACACtgttttgataattttcttttcaccATATATAACGAATTGCTTCTCTcaatactaaaaaaacaaaaaacaaaaaaaccactatTGGCCTCAGAAGAGGAAGTGATATATGATGTGAGCTCACCTACAACACAAAATGCCAATAGGGGGTATCTGTGAATAGTGGAATTACACTGGCTTTATACTTTATACTTTCCTGAATTTTCTCCTTATTTCACtgaatatatacttatttttctataatctggaaaaaaaagttaaaaaatatagtcaaatcaagaagaaaaaatagttcaTTACAAACTGGGTAAAGAATCACAAAGAAATGCAAGTAGccagtaaacacatgaaaatatggtcAATCTCACTAACAATCAGGAAAATGTTAATCCAAAAGAGATCATTTTGTACTAACTAGATAggcaaaaattaaagagacaaGTCCACGTGTCGGTGGGGTCTAGACAAACGGGTATGTACATTCTGCAGGACAACTGGACAGTACCCGTGGAAAACTTCAATGTGTTCATCCTTGACCATTAATTCCACCTCGAGGAATTCCATCTTGCAGGACTTGGGAGTGAGGTGCCAACGGGGAGGAAATAAATGGACTCttttacatgtatgtatatatatacacatacacacacacacatttttacattttttgagcTTTTCTtagccattttaattattttctattatttgccGTTTTAATAACTTTGCAATAAATCAACATGTTTTCTTCGTTATGCACCTATTTAACAGTGGTATGTCATTCGTAGGTCTCCTCTCATGCCTATTTATTACAGCAGGAACGTTACAAGGAGGACAGTGAGTTCCGAGGTGGAAGCCCTTTCCACGTGGCACAcgggagggagagcagagcatCCATCATGTATGTGTGAGGGAAGCTGAGCACCTGAACAGTGATCCCGGTGAGAAACCCACATGCCACCTCCTCAGGGACAGCTGAGGCCGTGGGAGAACCGCGAAGATCCCCACCCACTCCATTCTGTCTCACTCCCGCTCTTGCAGGCCACACGGGGCCCTCGTGGGGAAGGAGCAAGGGGGCACTCCGTGCTGCTGCTTCGTTAGCAGGTGCTCGTGCTGGTGACAAAGGGCCAGTAGAGCGCTGTCGATACTGCCAAATCTACATGCTTAATAAACACTCAGCGGGCATCTACTGTGAGCTAGGCTGAGAGCTGGGATGACAGGCATGATACTGCCCGTACCTTTAAGGGAGTCAGAATTCTAGCTGGGGGGGGAGAAATGTGTCAATACACAGATTACAGGCGATGGAGTAAGTGAAACAGCGTGttctccactagaatgtaagctcccaCAGAACAGGGGTAGTGTCCTGTTCCTCACGGTGACCCCATTGCCTGGACAGTGTCCAGCAAACGGGAGGCTCGGAGTAAATGTTCGCTGCATAAAGGTTACGGGAACCTAGAGGGAGGAGTAGCTCTGTCTACCTGGAGGCCTGGAGAAGGTCCCATCACAGAAGGTAAAATGTACAAGCTTAGTCTTCAAAACTGAGTAGTCAGACCAAGGAGGAGTAAACTGTTCCAGTCAGAGGCCAGGATGCCACAGAAGAGATGCATGAATGACCACATTACTGGAGGAATGAAGAAGGTCTGCTAAGTTGGAACTCAGACTATACGTCAATATGTGGTCAGATGGAATGGCAAGCTCAGGACCAGAGCAAATTTGTAGGTCATGCTTGAAAGTCTGAGCTTTTATGGGAAACCTTCTAGGCAGAGAAGTGTTTGAAAGGTCATTCTGGAAGCACTGAGGGGCATGACATGAAAGCAAAGGGGAACTTATTTAGCATCCACTTCAAAGGTCCAGTGCCATGGTTCTCAATCACTGTGACTTCACTCCCCAGGTAGTATCTGGCATTGTCtagggacatttttggttgttacactAGGGGGAGTGGGAATGGGCTAgcactactggcatctagtgggtagaggccagagatgctgtcAACCATCCTATAATGCTCAGAACAGCCCCCACAAAGAATTccctggccccaaatgtcaacagtgccgcGGATGAGAAAACATGATCTGGTGAGAAGCAAAAAGGGTGACAGCTACCACTGtgggaataaagaaagaaatactgagaACAGACCAGGCAGGACTCGAGAACTTCGGGATGTCACAATGAGGTCAAAGATAACTCCGAGGTTTCTAGTTGGGTAAATGTATTAAGTGTCAGGCCAGTAAGCACGGCTGCAAGGATAAGAAGAGGTGCAGGCTGAGAGTGGTAGGACTGTCAATTTTGAAAGTACacactaaatttttaaatctcGGCAAGGGACAGGGAGAGCACAGGGATGGTGCCTGCCAGCCCGCATCCCCAGAGGGTATTTTAGCAGACCCCGAGATGTGTGTTGAATTGAATGCGTGCCCCTCAAGCCAACCATTTTAAGATAAGCAAATAAGCCTCTAGGCACTTTCCAGGTGGCGGcccctgtgctgggccctggggcagaACCTAAATCACAGCAGAAACAGCTTTATCAGGGATAACAGATTGTCAAATACTGAGTCACCAAGAAATCTTCCTCAAAATGACACCAGActgccaaaaaatgaaaaatgtcctCATTTTCAAAGAGACACTCAAAATTCAAAGTCAATTTTAGAAGGCAGTGGATTACCTAGACAGAGACATTCTGAGAGACCAAGTACTTCTTCAGGATCTGAAGTATGGGCTAAAGAGAGAATCATGAGTGAAAGGCTATATTCCAGATATGAAAGAACTAAACACACTTCATGTCTTTTAGTTCTCAGCACAATgatgttgcttaaaaaaaaaaaaaagggattaacTCTATGCAGAGCAGATCAGGAAAAGATCCATCCTATGAAGAGGTGAAATAAAATCCACTTCCTCAAATAATCCATATATTAAATTAATCAAAAACATGGGAAAAGATAAAGCCAAACAGCAAATCATGATCATTTTTATGAACAATAAATAATGAAGCTTTCAGTGgtgtaaaaattgaaaaacattttactgTAAATACTGATGACTGGAATCCTGTCTGAACTGTTCCACTCGTGTTCcaaacagagacagaaatgccATTAAAGAGAAGGTGAGTAGGACCCACGATGGCTACCCACGACAATAAAATCTTACAATCGTGGGCTCAAGGGAAGATGTGGGCCAATTAAACCCGAGATGGTACTAGAATTATCTATTCCTGTGGAATATGCCAAACTGTGGAAACCTGGAAATGAACATTCTGTACTTTGCTGGGGAGACAACAAGGTTTACTGAGCAGAAACTGAAGCTCTCCATTTTTCAGGTACAAGAGCAGTTGTTAAATTTGCTGAATGAGGAAACCACGAAGATGCACCCTTACGCAACACCGACCTGCTCAAAGAGAGGCATGAGAGGAGGAAGGACCTACAATCAAACTCTTGAGTTCCGCAGAGGAGGTAAAGGCCAAACAAGAGGATCTACTCAGCCTACCTGACAGTTTTACCAACCTCCCCAGGCTTGGAGCTAAGACCAAGCAGAGTCTTTATGAAGGAGCATTGACTAAAATTTCCAGATCAAATCCTGTTGTCAGACCTCATGCTTTCCCTTCAGAAGAAGCAGCCACTGTGGTGGATATTATTATTTAGCGAGtgaaaaagtagattttaagaggaaaaaaattcaacccacacaaaggatggaaaaaaaatatggagttCAAGAAAGCAAACACTTTTTACAAGTGAAAGAAAGAACTATTTCTTCTACCATCAATAAGACCAACATGCtatattataaagaaagaaagaaaagaaaagaaagttttaaaatctcaGTGGAACAAAGTCTCTCACCTGATCTAAAATTCTTTCTAGGTGAAATTTTTATCGATTTCAAAGTTCCCATTAACAACACACTTCCAATTCTTCCAGCCATCCTCACAAGTCAGTCTGCAAATCCCACGGCTGAGTGTGAAGGGAGTCTCGTGAGCTTCAGATAGAGGCAGAGAACTCACCTGAGAGCGCGGCCAGGGTTCGCTCCGCTGTTCCCCGGAGGGTTTCCCCGGGCTGCCACTCTGCCTGGGGAAGCATCCAAACATCCTGGTCTCCAAGCTTCTCCTTGACCAACAGAACAAGGTTCCTGTCTAGCTTCCGGTGCAGTGAAgttctgtcattctttttatcGGCTTCTGTGAAGAAAAGGGGATCAGAGAAGACAAAAAGACGGTAATCTGCTAGAACCAAGGAGAAGAGAGTTTTTAGTCTTCCTTTAAGGTAGAGCTATAACCTTTACGCTCTTATAATCAAATTATGACCATGACCCATCTCTCTAATTCAGACCTCTTTAAGGGTAGAGTCTCACAATCTTAAGAAAACTACAGTGTaagaagacaaaaccaaaagctgaacTTCTCCTTTGAAGAGCACAATGCAAGGTACTTTGAACTGTTGGAAAAGAAGCTATACCCACACTACTTCAAACACTACTACTTCACTGGCTTTGACACTATCTATTACTGACTTAACTTGGCCCCactttctctgttcttcagtcTCCATCTGTGAAACAAAGGTAAGAGAACTCAATCCTCTGCTTTAGGAGAGATTTCAGATGAAACACAGGAAACCCTAGTGGGAAAGGCTTAATTTCCCCCCACTCTCACTCCCAAACTCGGAGGTAAACTCAGATAACATTCATGAAGTTTAACTGAGAGAGAATAGGTTATCACAACACCCTTACCTCCCACTCAAAACTAACATCggcctttaaaaattatattaggcTGGAAATGAGGAACAGggaaaagaatttatttctctcCCACCTGAAAGAAGTTTTGCAATCATTTGCTACTTAAAATACAAAGCAGGGGCTAAGCAAATGTCCTCTGTCTGGGAACTGAAAtaccctccttttccttctttcttgctgGCCTGAAAAGACCACAAACCTGTTACGCGAGCTCCAGGTTTGAACTGTAGAAATTTCTGCTCCC
This genomic interval carries:
- the MRPL46 gene encoding 39S ribosomal protein L46, mitochondrial → MAASVRQTLFGVAKGWRRFEGLWAGSLGFRSLALAAAPSSSGSPWRLLGAVCLQRPPLVSKPLTPLQEEMAALLQQIEVERSMYSDHELRALDEAERLAKKKADLYDEEEDEQNILLVQDMEDVWEQKFLQFKPGARVTEADKKNDRTSLHRKLDRNLVLLVKEKLGDQDVWMLPQAEWQPGETLRGTAERTLAALSENNLEAKFLGNAPCGHYKFKFPQAMRTESSLGAKVFFFKALLLTGDFSQTRKKGHHVWVCKEELGDYLKPKYLAQVRRFLLDL